CAGGGCGCCTGGTCCCATGCGGGGGAGCATCCAGGCTTCCACTTTAACTTGTCAAAAGGATGAGTGGGGGGCTCGCATCTCGATGAATGGGTCCCCTATTTAGGTCCCATCACTACCTGGAGCCCAAGCAAGGGGTTTTACTTTCAGTGGATAGAGGGCTGTTGTTACGGAGGGGTACTCAGGAAACGGGTTTGGGATTTTCGGCCCTGGAAATTTATTTCAAGTTTGGGGTGTATAAGGGTAGGATGGTCTTCAGTAGCGATTGGTCAACCTTGGTGCGGTTAAAATGACCAACATCAGAACGGTTTTTGGGGTCAGATTTCAGTGATCGCACCCAGACTAATGGTCTTGGTCGGGGCGGCAGTTCCCGAAGAATTTTCAGCTCGTTTCAGAGCCTTTAATAGTCAGAAAATCTCGCCCGGTTAGCTTGGTTGAACAGAGGATATGATCTGGATATCAAATCACCTCTACAGATTTTGACGGCGTTGATATTGAGCAGAACTTTGCTATTTAGATAGCTTGAGCCGTACCCTCTGCGAAAACCTTTATCATTGGTAGCCACCTTTCAGACCTACCCTGCTGTAGGCTTTGGGCAAAGCAACCCCGCGAGGCTTTAATAAAAACAATCGGTGCACCATCATAAACAGCCTTGAGGCCCATCCCACCAAACCTTCATCATTGATTGGCGCAAAATCAACCTATTTCAAAATGGCACCAGCAACCCATTCAGCACTGCCGGGACGATCAGCACTATCGGCAGCCTCAGAGCGCTCTGGTCAATAATGATGCCACTAAAAGCTTGCCCATAACGATAGCTACGGTTCACCCGTCCCTGATGGCCAAGCAAGTTGAGGACATCAGATGCTTTTAAGGTTCAACCGAACATACGAATAATAATATCCTCCTGTCACAAATAATGTGTATAATATAACTATATAGATAATAAATTTACATCATTTAATATTTATGTTATAAATTATTAGGCGAGAGGGCGATAATAAGTTTACTCCTTCATTAATCCTCACCTTAAAGCTTTAAACTGCTGCCGCCCATTGCGGTGACATCATTATTTCTCCTGAGAAGCAAAGATTGCTTACAACCTTGAGAGAAACATTTCTCATCAGGGGAGGCTGGATTATGACTACGATCAAGGGTTATTCCGACCAACTAGTGACCACGGTGATGAACTCCGGGGCCTTCGAACGCTACCCGGATTGGAGCGGCCCTATGGCGAGGCAGCTGGCGCGCGAGGCCTGCCGGAGGCTAGAGGTGGACGAGATCTCCCGGCACGGCGTAGCTCTGAAAGGCTTAGCTATGGAGGCTCTCAACCTAGCCCAGGTTCTCCTCCTCCTGGAGCAAGGCCCCAACTTCCCTCAGGATGGGGAACCTCTGGCGAAACAGGCGTGTCATAAGTTGAAGGTAGACGAAACATCCCCGTACGGTCTGGCTATGATGGCATTGGCTTTAGAGGCGTTTAACCTAGTTAAGCTGTTGGCCCAGCCACTTAGACCCCAATAATAGAATTGCCGTCTGGGATCTCAACCGGGTAGTGGTAGATGGAAGAGGTGTGCAACCAAGCTCCGTAACCGAGCAGCAGGGGGGAAGCTAACCCCATCTCCTCATAGATCCGGACGTCAGCCTTTTTTAGCGACCCGCCCGATCAACCAAAGAAGTATCCCTGGCCTAGTCTTAGGGATTCCTATTTACCGCTTTTCAACACAAATCAAAAGTCTTTCGTCATATTTCGGTTTAGTCGGCCGAATAGCTCAGATAAAAAGGAGATCTCAAGGATGGCGGTGAGCAGCAAGACCATTCGTGAGCCCTTGCTTCGCCTGAGGTCCTATCTACCGGGAGGCGGCTGGGGGCGAAGATACGCCGTTGACGAGCCCCCACTGCGATCGGAGTTATTCAGCGCCGATCGGATGGAACAGCATGGCAAGACATTGGCGGTCTCGCACCAGTTGAGCCCGGGACGTCCTCAGGGCCGGCTGCTGAAGCGACTGGCTGAGAATAAGGCCGTCCTCATTGAAGTTCGCAACCTGCTGATTGAGGCGGTCAAGGCAAACCGCCGGATTACCCCGGCGGGGGAATGGCTGCTCGACAACTTTTATCTAATCGAAGAGCAGATTCGCACAGCCAAGAGGCATTTGCCCAAAGGTTACAGCCGAGAGCTACCGCGCTTGCTGAGCGGCCCATCGGCTGGGCTCCCGCGGGTGTATGACCTGGCGTTGGAGACGATCTCCCACGGCGATGGCCGGGTGGATCCGGAAGGTCTCAACAGTTTCATTGCCGCCTACCAGACCATCACAGCCCTGAAGTTGGGTGAATTATGGGCCATCCCTATCATGCTCCGCATCGCTCTGATCGAGAATCTCCGACGCGTTGCGGCCCGGATTGCCACCGACAGGATCGACCGAAACCTCGCTGACTATTGGGCGGACCAGATGACGGAGATCGCTGCGCAAGACCCGAAGAGCCTGATTCTGGTGATCGCAGATATGGCGCGGTCGAATCCGCCGATGGTGAGCTCCTTTGTGGCGGAACTAACGCGCCGGCTGCAGGGGCAGGGGCCCGACCTGGCATTGCCGCTCACCTGGATCGAGCAGCGACTTGCCGAATCCGGGTGGACGAGCAAGGAGTTGGTGCAGTCGGAGAACCAACAACAGGCCGCCGATCAGGTCTCCATGAGCAACAGCATCGGCAGCCTCCGTTCCTTGGGGGCGATGGATTGGCGTGTTTTCGTCGAGACGCTGAGTGTAGTCGAGCAGATCCTGCGTCAGGATCCTGCTGGCGTCTACAGCAAAATGGATTTTCCCACCCGTGACCGCTACCGTCATGTCGTCGAGGAGATTGCCAAGAGGGTCCGCCACTCCGAAAGCCAGGTGGCGCGCGAAGCGATCCAATTGACCCACGAAGGCGCGACCAGCAAAGGCGGTGGCGACCGCACGGCACATGTCGGCTTTTACCTGATCGATAAGGGATTGGCACAACTCGAGCGGGCGGTGAAACTGCACCGCTCCCCGTTGAGGGCGCTCAGCAGAGTGACCAGCCGGTTTCCTTTGCTGCTATATGTCGGCACGATCATGCTGGTTACGGCAAGCATTACCGGTGTTTTTCTGGCGAAGGCCCAGGCCGATGGGCTATCCGGCTGGATACTCGGGCTGATCGTGATCCTCTCGCTTCTGGGCGCCAGTCATCTGGCGATAGCTCTGGTAAACTGGCTGGTGACGTTGCTAGTGACGCCCCAGCCCCTGCCGCGTCTGGACTTCTCCGCAGGAATTCCGCTGGAATTTAGTGCCCTCGTGGTGGTCCCCACTATGCTCACGAGCCCTCAGAACATCGCGGCTCTGATCGAAGCGCTGGAAGTCCGGTTCCTGGCAAATCGGGACGAGAACCTGCACTTCGGCCTGCTGACTGATTTTCGGGATGCGCCCGCAGAGGCGCTGCCGGAGGACGAGGCGCTGGTGGATCTGGCCCGGCAGGGCATTGAAGCGTTGAATGAAAAATACCCGAGCAGCAAAGGCGATATCTTCTTCCTCTTTCATCGCCCGCGTCGCTTTAATCCGCGCGAGCGGATTTGGATGGGTTACGAGCGCAAGCGCGGCAAGCTCGCGGACCTTAATGCCTTGTTGCGCGGCGGCGCCAGGGAGTGCTTCTCACTCGTCGTCGGCACGATAGCAGTCTTATCGGACATGAAGTACGTGATCACTCTGGATACCGATACACAACTGCCTCGCGACTCGGCGTGGCAACTGGTGGGTGCCATGGCGCACCCCTTGAACCGGCCGCGGTTCGACGAGGACAAGCAGCGGGTCTGTGAGGGGTATGGCATCCTGCAGCCACGGGTGGCCGTGAGCCTGCCCGGCACGAACCGGTCCCGGTATGCGCGACTTTGGGGGAGCGATCCGGGCATCGATCCGTATACGCAAGCCGTCTCCGATGTTTACCAGGATCTGTTCCAGGAAGGCTCGTTCATCGGCAAGGGCATCTATGAAGTCGAGGCGTTCGGGCAGGCGCTCAACGGACGTTTCCCCGAAAACCGGATTCTCAGCCACGATCTTCTGGAAGGGTGCTACGCCCGGACCGGGCTGTTGAGTGATGTCCAGTTATACGAGGAATACCCCTCTCGCTATAGCGCCGATGTGAGCCGCCGACACCGTTGGATTCGCGGAGATTGGCACGTTGCCCGGTGGCTACTGCCGGGTGTTCCCGGCCCTGGCTTAGACCTTCAGAAGAATCCGCTCTCGGGGCTATCCCGATGGAAGATCTTCGACAACCTGCGCCGTAGTCTTGTGTCCGGGGCGCTGACGCTCCTGTTGCTCCTGGGCTGGACGGTCTTGTCATCAGCCTGGTTTTGGACTGTGTCGGTGCTCGGCCTCATCTTTATTCCTTCTTTGTTTGCCTCTCTGCTAGAAATGGTCCAGAAGCCGGGCGATATGCTTTTGGGCCAGCACCTCACTGGGCTGGGTCGCTCGGCTGGTCGACACTTCGCTCAGGCTGCCTTTACGCTCGTATGCCTCCCCTATGAGGTATTTTTCAGTCTGGATGCAATCATCCGCACGGGCGTCCGGATACTGATTACCCACAAGCGACTTCTCGAATGGAATCCGTCGGGCGATCAGGAACGCCCTCGCCGCTCTGACCTGGTGGCCTCCTTTCAGGCGATGTGGATCGCCCCTCTTATCGCTTTAGCCGCGGCGATTTACCTGGCGTTGTCGCAGCCGGACGCGTTATCGGTGGCTGGGCCTATCCTGGGCCTCTGGTTTGCCTCCCCGGCTATCGCCTGGTGGATCAGTCGACCGCTCACTCGCCGCACCGCCAGATTGACGGCCGATCAGACCCGTTTCCTTCAGAAGATTTCCCGCAAAACCTGGGCGTTCTTCGAGACCTTTGTCGGCCCGGAAGATCATTGGTTACCCCCGGATAACTATCAGGAGCATCCCGTGGCCACGGTCGCCCACCGCACCTCGCCGACCAACATGGGACTGGCGCTCCTGGCGAATTTAGCCGCCTACGACTTCGGCTACATTTCAGCCGGACGACTCGTCGAACGCACGGAGAATGCACTCCACACGATGGCAGCTCTGGAGCGGCACCGCGGCCACTTCTACAACTGGTACGACACACAGTCTCTGCAGCCACTGTTGCCCATCTACATTTCGACCGTGGACAGTGGCAACCTGGCGGGCCATCTGCTGACCTTGCGGGCCGGTCTGCTCGCACTTCCCGATCATCAAATCCTGGGGGCGCGCTGGTTTGACGGACTGAGTCACACGCTAGGGATTATCGTGGACACGGCGGGAGGAGCCACTCTGGCCCCGCTGGCCCAACTTCAGAAGGATCTGACGTCCGCAGTCAATTCCCGGCCAACCACGCTGGCGGCGACGCGGCTGTGCCTCGACCGGCTGGCGACGTCCGCCGAGGATCTGGTCCGCAGCCTCGACGCCGATCCCGAGAGCCAATTGCGGTGGTGGGCGCAGAGCCTGTTTCGGCAGTGCCGGGATGCCCTAGATGAGTTGACCTTTCTCGCACCGTGGACCTTATTGCCGGCTTCTCTCGATAGACTTAGCCAGTTCCAGAGTATAGGCGAGATTCCGACGCTACGCCAATTGGCCAACCTTGAGGTGGATCTACTGCCGGCCATCGCACCTCAGCTCGCTTTGGCGGTAACGCCCGAGGAATGCGCCCGGTTTGATAAGCTGCAACGGCTCATCACAAAGGCGAGCCAGCGCGCCGCAACCAGGATTGCGGCTATCGAACGGCTGGCCCGGCAATCAAGCGAACTCGCCCGTATGGAGTATGATTTTCTGTTCGACAAGACGCGTCATTTAATGGCTATCGGCTATAACGTGAGCGAGCGTCGGCTGGACTCAAGTTACTACGATCTGCTGGCTTCAGAAGCGAGGCTTCCCACTTTCGTGGCGATTGCTCAAGGAAAGTTGCCACAGGAGAGCTGGTTTGCCCTGGGACGTCTCCTCACGAGCGTCGGGGGAGAATCGCTTCTCCTGTCGTGGAGCGGGTCGATGTTCGAATACCTTATGCCGCTCCTGGTGATGCCGACCTACGAAAACACGTTGCTTGACCAGACCTGTAAGGTGGCGGTGGAGAGACAGATCGAGTATGGCAAGACGCGCGGTGTGCCGTGGGGCATTTCAGAATCCGGTTACAATGCCATCGATATTCATCTTAACTACCAGTACCGCGCCTTTGGCGTGCCCGGCTTGGGACTCAAGCGCGGACTGGCCGAGGACCTGGTCATTGCCCCATATGCCTCAGCGCTGGCGCTGATGGTGGCCCCCGAGGCGGCCTGCGCGAATCTCGAGCACCTGACCGTTGCAGGGTTTGAGGGAAAATTTGGCTTCTATGAAGCGATCGACTATACGCCTTCACGCCTGCCCCGCGGCCAATCGAGCGCCGTGGTTCGGTCCTTCATGGCCCATCACCAGGCAATGAGCTTTCTCTCCCTGGCCTATCTGCTCCTGGACCGGCCGATGCAGAAGCGCTTTGAGTCTGACCCTTTGTTCCAGGCCACCATGTTGTTGCTCCAAGAACGCATTCCCAAAGCCACGACGTTTTATGTGCACGCCGACGAAATCACCGGTTCGCAACCGACTTCCAGTGTTCCGGAGACACCGGTGCGAGTTTTCAACAGTCCGGATACGCCGATACCAGAAGTGCAGTTGTTGTCGAATGGCAGATATCATGTGATGCTCACCAACGCTGGCGGCGGTTACAGTCGCTGGAAGGATATCGCCGTCACCCGCTGGCGTGAAGATAGTACCTGTGACAACTGGGGAACCTTTTGTTATCTCCGCGACGTGACGAGTGGAGAATTCTGGTCCACCACTTATCAACCAGCCCTCAAACAATCTGGAAATTTTGAGACGATTTTCTCGGAAGGGCGAGCTGAGTTCCGCTGCCGCGCACAAGACTTTGACGCCTATACGGAGATCGTGGTCTCGTCGGAAGACGATATCGAGTTGCGTCGCATCACCATTACCAATCGCGCTCGGACCCGCAGAGAGATTGACGTAACGAGCTACGCGGAAGTGGTCCTGGCTCCGCCTGCCGCGGAGGCATTGCATCCAGCGTTCAGCAATCTCTTTGTTCAGTCCGAGATTATTCGCAACCGGCAGGCGATCCTCTGCACCCGGAGGCCCCGCTCCCTTGACGAGCAGGCGCTCTGGATGTTTCATCTGATGGCGGTGCACGGGGGGGAGATTGGCGAGATTTCCTACGAGACCGACCGCATGCAGTTCATTGGCCGCGGCAGGACCATCGCCGATCCACAGGCGATGCACGGTCCAGCGGCGCTCTCGGGCAGCGAGGGCTCAGTGCTGGACCCGATTGTCGCCATCCGGTATCGGCTAGCGTTCGATCCGGGGGAATCGGTAACGGTCAATGTGGTCTCCGGCATCGGCGAAACTCGCGAGGCGTGCTTGGGCCTGGTGGAGAAATACCATGATCGGCGTCTGGCGGACCGGGTCTTTGATCTGGCCTGGACGCATAACCAGGTAGCCCTGCGGCAAATCAATGCCTCAGAGGCCGACGCACAGCTCTATTGCCGCCTGGCGAGTTCGGTAATCTA
This Desulfobaccales bacterium DNA region includes the following protein-coding sequences:
- a CDS encoding glucoamylase family protein; its protein translation is MAVSSKTIREPLLRLRSYLPGGGWGRRYAVDEPPLRSELFSADRMEQHGKTLAVSHQLSPGRPQGRLLKRLAENKAVLIEVRNLLIEAVKANRRITPAGEWLLDNFYLIEEQIRTAKRHLPKGYSRELPRLLSGPSAGLPRVYDLALETISHGDGRVDPEGLNSFIAAYQTITALKLGELWAIPIMLRIALIENLRRVAARIATDRIDRNLADYWADQMTEIAAQDPKSLILVIADMARSNPPMVSSFVAELTRRLQGQGPDLALPLTWIEQRLAESGWTSKELVQSENQQQAADQVSMSNSIGSLRSLGAMDWRVFVETLSVVEQILRQDPAGVYSKMDFPTRDRYRHVVEEIAKRVRHSESQVAREAIQLTHEGATSKGGGDRTAHVGFYLIDKGLAQLERAVKLHRSPLRALSRVTSRFPLLLYVGTIMLVTASITGVFLAKAQADGLSGWILGLIVILSLLGASHLAIALVNWLVTLLVTPQPLPRLDFSAGIPLEFSALVVVPTMLTSPQNIAALIEALEVRFLANRDENLHFGLLTDFRDAPAEALPEDEALVDLARQGIEALNEKYPSSKGDIFFLFHRPRRFNPRERIWMGYERKRGKLADLNALLRGGARECFSLVVGTIAVLSDMKYVITLDTDTQLPRDSAWQLVGAMAHPLNRPRFDEDKQRVCEGYGILQPRVAVSLPGTNRSRYARLWGSDPGIDPYTQAVSDVYQDLFQEGSFIGKGIYEVEAFGQALNGRFPENRILSHDLLEGCYARTGLLSDVQLYEEYPSRYSADVSRRHRWIRGDWHVARWLLPGVPGPGLDLQKNPLSGLSRWKIFDNLRRSLVSGALTLLLLLGWTVLSSAWFWTVSVLGLIFIPSLFASLLEMVQKPGDMLLGQHLTGLGRSAGRHFAQAAFTLVCLPYEVFFSLDAIIRTGVRILITHKRLLEWNPSGDQERPRRSDLVASFQAMWIAPLIALAAAIYLALSQPDALSVAGPILGLWFASPAIAWWISRPLTRRTARLTADQTRFLQKISRKTWAFFETFVGPEDHWLPPDNYQEHPVATVAHRTSPTNMGLALLANLAAYDFGYISAGRLVERTENALHTMAALERHRGHFYNWYDTQSLQPLLPIYISTVDSGNLAGHLLTLRAGLLALPDHQILGARWFDGLSHTLGIIVDTAGGATLAPLAQLQKDLTSAVNSRPTTLAATRLCLDRLATSAEDLVRSLDADPESQLRWWAQSLFRQCRDALDELTFLAPWTLLPASLDRLSQFQSIGEIPTLRQLANLEVDLLPAIAPQLALAVTPEECARFDKLQRLITKASQRAATRIAAIERLARQSSELARMEYDFLFDKTRHLMAIGYNVSERRLDSSYYDLLASEARLPTFVAIAQGKLPQESWFALGRLLTSVGGESLLLSWSGSMFEYLMPLLVMPTYENTLLDQTCKVAVERQIEYGKTRGVPWGISESGYNAIDIHLNYQYRAFGVPGLGLKRGLAEDLVIAPYASALALMVAPEAACANLEHLTVAGFEGKFGFYEAIDYTPSRLPRGQSSAVVRSFMAHHQAMSFLSLAYLLLDRPMQKRFESDPLFQATMLLLQERIPKATTFYVHADEITGSQPTSSVPETPVRVFNSPDTPIPEVQLLSNGRYHVMLTNAGGGYSRWKDIAVTRWREDSTCDNWGTFCYLRDVTSGEFWSTTYQPALKQSGNFETIFSEGRAEFRCRAQDFDAYTEIVVSSEDDIELRRITITNRARTRREIDVTSYAEVVLAPPAAEALHPAFSNLFVQSEIIRNRQAILCTRRPRSLDEQALWMFHLMAVHGGEIGEISYETDRMQFIGRGRTIADPQAMHGPAALSGSEGSVLDPIVAIRYRLAFDPGESVTVNVVSGIGETREACLGLVEKYHDRRLADRVFDLAWTHNQVALRQINASEADAQLYCRLASSVIYANDSLRADPSILIKNRRGQSGLWGYSVSGDLPIVLLQIEDPANVDLVRQLIQAHAYWRLKGLAVDLMIWNEDHAGYRQVLHDQIMGLIAAGVEASEIDRPGGIFVRPGEQISEEDRILFQTVARAIITDSRGPLEDQLDRRGRLEVTVPPLTPTRTYRVEPPSTAEASRGDLMFFNGLGGFTPDGREYVITAMDQKLTPAPWVNVLANPHFGTVISESGQAYTWSENAHEFRLTPWGNDPVSDASGEAFYLRDEETGHFWSPMPLPSRGALPYASRHGFGYSVFEHTEDGISSEMWVYVALDAPIKFTVLKVRNVSGRERRLSATGYVEWVLGEQRAKSALHVFTEVDPNSGALLARNPYNTEFTDRVAFFKVDATIRTLTGDRTEFLGRNGTRRSPAALSRLRLSGKVGAGLDPCAALQVPFELAPGQEREIVFTLGVGRDVDDARDLVQRFRGPTAARDALDAVWQFWNHTLGAVQVETPDQSLNVLTNGWLLYQTLACRVWARSGYYQSGGAFGFRDQLQDVMALIYAEPHLVREHLLMCASRQFTEGDVQHWWHPPLGRGVRTHCSDDYLWLPLATCRYVQNTGDTGVLAEPVHFVQGRPVNAEEDSYYDLPNRSQEAASLYDHCVRAILRGLRFGEHGLPLMGSGDWNDGMNLVGAHGQGESVWLGFFLYEVLTRFTEVARAQGDVAFVERCTREAARLRRNLEEHGWDGEWYRRAYFDDGSPLGSTLNPECRIDSISQSWSVLSGAGDAARARLAMGAVDQRLVRREQALIQLLEPPFDKSDLNPGYIKGYVPGVRENGGQYTHAAIWAAMAFAALGDRVRAWDLLAMINPVNHGKSPEEIAIYKVEPYVVAADVYALSPHNGRGGWTWYTGSAGWMYRLIVESLLGLSLEVDKLRFTPCLPADWPGFTMHYRYRETVYHIIVQRQPAENGETRVTCDGAEQPDNTIPLVDDHQEHSVEVHISVVGSQT